In one Bryobacteraceae bacterium genomic region, the following are encoded:
- the greA gene encoding transcription elongation factor GreA, translating into MDELKRKLQDEIQTLEHEIHVELPREISRARALGDLSENAEYHAAKERQRLVDARLSQLKSRLREMSMVDMTKIPRDRVGLGSSVVVLDTRKDEEVTYKLVLSEEADANHGRISTTSPIGKGLLGKEVGDTVRIVIPGGVKEFEILRLTTIHDMA; encoded by the coding sequence ATGGACGAGCTCAAGAGGAAGCTGCAGGACGAGATCCAGACGCTCGAGCATGAGATTCATGTGGAGCTGCCGCGGGAGATTTCCCGCGCGCGCGCGCTGGGCGATTTAAGCGAGAACGCGGAGTACCATGCGGCCAAGGAGCGCCAGCGGCTTGTGGATGCGCGGTTGTCGCAATTGAAGTCGCGCCTGCGGGAAATGTCGATGGTCGACATGACGAAGATCCCGCGGGACCGTGTGGGCCTGGGGTCTTCGGTGGTGGTTCTCGATACGCGAAAGGATGAAGAGGTTACCTACAAGCTCGTGCTGAGCGAGGAAGCCGACGCCAACCACGGCCGCATTTCGACAACTTCTCCGATTGGCAAGGGGCTTCTAGGGAAAGAAGTGGGCGACACGGTGCGGATCGTCATCCCGGGCGGTGTGAAGGAATTCGAGATTCTGCGGTTGACCACG
- a CDS encoding Gfo/Idh/MocA family oxidoreductase: MLAQSSLAVAVAGAGVIGREHAARLTRNPRARLAAIVDPSPATAAFAASLRVPFFATIAAMLEAGRPSAAIVATPTSDHASTAVALLEAGVPVLVEKPLAGDLTAGASIVVASARTGLPVLVGYHRRHSPAVRAARDFIAGGHVGRVVAVTGTSLFHKPGEYFETAWRTGPNGGPVLINLAHEIDMLRLLVGEIGAVQSIASRTVRGLPVEDTAAVILEFECGAVATLAVSDCTAAPFSWEQTSGENPAFAREPAEDSLRIAGAYGALALPSLRWWRQEDPRSWSQPFQAGRLEAEPADPLDRQLDHFLDAVEGRAAPVASAADALRSLAATLAVLEAARTGAKVVPGAYC, translated from the coding sequence ATGCTCGCGCAATCATCACTGGCAGTCGCCGTTGCCGGCGCCGGTGTCATCGGCCGTGAGCATGCGGCGCGGCTTACACGGAATCCCCGCGCACGGCTTGCCGCCATCGTCGATCCATCACCGGCCACGGCTGCGTTCGCCGCCAGCCTGCGGGTTCCATTCTTTGCGACGATCGCGGCGATGCTCGAAGCCGGACGGCCCAGCGCGGCGATTGTCGCCACGCCCACCAGCGATCACGCATCCACCGCGGTCGCGCTGCTCGAGGCCGGTGTGCCGGTGCTGGTCGAGAAGCCGCTCGCCGGCGATCTTACCGCCGGAGCGAGCATCGTGGTAGCGTCGGCGCGGACCGGACTTCCGGTGCTCGTTGGCTACCACCGCCGACACAGCCCGGCCGTTCGGGCCGCGCGCGATTTCATCGCCGGGGGGCACGTCGGGCGCGTCGTCGCCGTGACAGGGACAAGCCTGTTCCACAAGCCCGGCGAGTACTTCGAGACGGCCTGGCGTACGGGTCCGAATGGCGGACCGGTCCTCATCAACCTCGCCCATGAGATCGACATGTTGCGCCTGCTGGTGGGTGAGATTGGCGCGGTGCAGTCCATCGCGTCGCGTACCGTTCGAGGATTGCCGGTGGAGGACACCGCGGCGGTGATCCTCGAGTTCGAATGCGGCGCCGTGGCGACCCTGGCGGTTTCCGACTGCACGGCCGCGCCGTTCAGTTGGGAGCAGACGTCCGGCGAGAATCCGGCGTTCGCGCGCGAGCCGGCCGAAGACTCGCTTCGGATCGCGGGCGCCTATGGCGCGCTCGCGCTGCCTTCGCTGCGGTGGTGGAGGCAGGAGGATCCGCGTTCCTGGTCGCAGCCTTTCCAGGCGGGGCGGTTGGAGGCGGAACCGGCCGATCCGCTCGACCGGCAGCTCGATCATTTCCTGGATGCCGTCGAGGGCCGCGCCGCGCCCGTCGCTTCGGCCGCCGACGCCTTGCGGAGCCTGGCGGCGACCCTCGCGGTGCTGGAAGCGGCACGAACCGGCGCGAAGGTCGTGCCCGGGGCATATTGCTAA
- the pyrF gene encoding orotidine-5'-phosphate decarboxylase, whose product MPPIDARDRLILALDLPDIAASRRMVEILEGHVRFYKIGLALQLAEGVEAFVRELIASGKQVFLDYKYYDVPETLRKAVSRAASLGVSFLTIHGSSSLIRGAVEGKGASPMKLFTVTVLTSMDAGDIAELGYTQTSVEDLVLFRARKALEAGCDGVIASGLETKKIKAITGNRLLVVTPGIRPDDYPGDDQKRRVTAAGAIAAGADYLVIGRPIADAPDPAAAAQRFLDQMQAAFDARTASVA is encoded by the coding sequence ATGCCCCCTATCGACGCCCGCGACAGGCTCATCCTCGCCCTGGACCTCCCCGATATCGCAGCCTCCCGCCGAATGGTGGAAATCCTCGAAGGACACGTCCGCTTCTACAAGATCGGCCTCGCGCTTCAACTCGCCGAAGGCGTCGAAGCATTCGTTCGGGAGCTGATCGCTTCCGGCAAGCAGGTTTTTCTCGACTACAAGTACTACGACGTGCCGGAAACGCTGCGCAAAGCCGTCTCCCGCGCCGCCTCGCTCGGCGTATCATTCCTCACCATCCACGGCTCGAGCTCGCTTATCCGCGGCGCCGTCGAGGGCAAGGGCGCCAGCCCGATGAAGCTCTTCACGGTCACCGTCCTCACCTCCATGGACGCGGGCGACATCGCCGAACTCGGCTACACGCAGACCTCCGTCGAGGACCTCGTCCTGTTTCGCGCGCGCAAGGCGCTCGAAGCCGGCTGCGACGGCGTCATCGCTTCCGGACTCGAGACCAAAAAGATCAAGGCGATCACCGGCAACCGGCTGCTTGTCGTCACGCCCGGCATTCGCCCCGACGACTATCCCGGCGACGACCAGAAACGCCGAGTCACCGCCGCCGGAGCCATCGCCGCCGGCGCCGACTACCTCGTGATCGGCCGTCCCATCGCGGACGCGCCAGACCCGGCCGCCGCCGCCCAGCGCTTCCTCGACCAGATGCAGGCCGCCTTCGACGCCCGCACGGCCTCCGTAGCATGA
- a CDS encoding sialidase family protein, with translation MIRRREFLAAGALATACGRAPAGLIDRVENTVIWRGRDTGAPTWFHPRSCRLGDGTLVMAVQTISGSDVFGPVHWSESRDQGAAWSDPRPIPGLGRRTHADGVEEGVCDTVPQQHSGAGAVIFMGWNVYYRDGKLTRPNDTRWPVYVVRRPDGSWTEPAKLEWDDPAAAAIYGSNCSQRLLLPNGDLLIPLTHAPYDQPDRGVTVVRCSFDGERIAVKERGNTLRLGVKRGLLEPSLTRLPDGRFAMTIRAEDDRGYVSVSSDGLRWSGQKPWTWDNGEPLTMSTTQQHWLEHSAGPYLAYTRKAEANVNVMRWRAPLYAARVDPSRMALVRATETVIVPMSGDGVNAPDTVARLGNFHPVAVSPRVSIVTVGETMPARGYSGNTLQAAIHWNTPNALVS, from the coding sequence ATGATCCGCCGCCGCGAGTTTCTGGCCGCCGGCGCCCTCGCCACCGCGTGCGGACGCGCTCCGGCCGGCCTCATCGACCGCGTGGAGAACACGGTGATCTGGCGCGGCCGCGATACCGGCGCCCCTACGTGGTTCCACCCGCGCTCCTGCCGCCTCGGGGACGGCACGCTGGTCATGGCGGTGCAAACAATTTCCGGCTCAGATGTTTTTGGGCCGGTACATTGGTCCGAATCGCGAGACCAGGGCGCGGCGTGGTCGGACCCGCGACCCATCCCCGGGCTCGGCCGCCGCACCCACGCCGACGGCGTCGAAGAGGGCGTCTGCGACACCGTGCCCCAGCAGCATTCCGGCGCCGGCGCGGTGATTTTCATGGGCTGGAACGTCTACTACAGGGACGGCAAGCTCACCCGGCCCAACGACACGCGCTGGCCGGTCTATGTAGTCCGCAGGCCGGACGGCTCCTGGACCGAACCGGCGAAACTCGAATGGGACGACCCGGCCGCGGCGGCCATCTACGGCAGCAACTGCTCCCAGCGGCTCCTGCTCCCCAACGGCGACCTCCTCATCCCGCTGACTCACGCGCCGTACGACCAGCCGGACCGCGGCGTCACCGTCGTCCGCTGTTCGTTCGACGGCGAACGCATCGCGGTGAAGGAGCGCGGCAACACTCTGCGGTTGGGCGTGAAGCGCGGCCTGCTCGAACCCTCGCTCACCCGCCTGCCCGACGGCCGCTTCGCGATGACCATCCGCGCCGAGGACGACCGCGGCTACGTATCGGTCTCCTCCGACGGCCTCCGATGGAGCGGCCAGAAACCCTGGACCTGGGACAATGGCGAGCCGCTCACGATGTCCACCACGCAACAGCACTGGCTCGAGCATTCGGCCGGACCGTACCTCGCCTACACGCGGAAAGCGGAAGCGAACGTGAACGTGATGCGGTGGCGCGCGCCGCTCTACGCCGCCCGCGTCGATCCGTCCCGCATGGCGCTGGTCCGCGCCACGGAAACCGTGATCGTGCCGATGTCGGGCGACGGAGTGAACGCGCCGGACACGGTGGCGCGGTTGGGCAATTTCCATCCGGTGGCGGTGTCACCGCGGGTCAGCATTGTGACGGTGGGCGAGACGATGCCGGCACGCGGCTACAGCGGCAACACGCTGCAGGCGGCCATTCACTGGAACACCCCAAATGCGCTTGTTTCCTAA
- a CDS encoding tetratricopeptide repeat protein, giving the protein MATRQEFTRAEVLRMAGVSASQFRRWETNGLLEPTEVYDFRHLLAIRTLIKLKAERLRPDKIRRALDSVREKLDGVENPLTDLKLYVDGKRIHVRIGGQHVDAESGQLVLAFHDEPGYDTAIALERRDEKERAAASRRKQQEAESWFLRGVDFEQNEGPKDKAIEAYRVAIALEPQFAAALVNLGTIYFNQHDLARAQKYYGRAIDANPRYALAHFNLGNLHDERGETDEARRHYLTALDIDQNYADAHYNLALLYQNTREVMKAVRHWRSYLAIDPGSIWADAARRELNRLLASTIVHGRQAR; this is encoded by the coding sequence GTGGCAACCAGGCAGGAATTTACCAGGGCGGAGGTTCTACGGATGGCCGGAGTTTCCGCCAGCCAGTTCCGGCGTTGGGAAACCAATGGGCTCCTGGAACCCACTGAGGTCTATGACTTTCGCCACCTGCTCGCCATCCGGACGCTGATCAAGCTCAAGGCGGAGCGCCTGCGGCCGGACAAAATCCGCCGCGCGCTCGATTCGGTCCGCGAGAAGCTGGACGGCGTCGAAAACCCGCTCACCGACCTAAAGCTGTACGTCGACGGCAAGCGCATCCATGTGCGAATCGGCGGCCAGCACGTCGACGCGGAGAGCGGGCAGCTCGTGCTGGCCTTCCACGACGAACCCGGCTACGACACCGCGATCGCACTGGAGCGCCGCGACGAAAAGGAACGCGCCGCCGCCTCCCGCCGCAAGCAGCAGGAAGCGGAGTCATGGTTCCTGCGCGGCGTGGATTTCGAGCAGAACGAGGGGCCGAAAGACAAGGCCATCGAAGCCTACCGGGTTGCGATCGCGCTGGAGCCGCAGTTCGCCGCCGCTCTGGTGAACCTGGGCACCATCTACTTCAACCAGCACGATCTGGCGCGCGCCCAGAAGTACTACGGCCGCGCCATCGACGCCAATCCCCGGTACGCGCTTGCCCACTTCAACCTCGGGAACCTGCACGACGAACGGGGCGAAACTGACGAAGCGCGCAGGCACTACCTCACCGCCCTCGATATCGACCAGAACTACGCCGATGCACACTACAACCTAGCGCTGCTCTACCAGAACACGCGGGAGGTGATGAAGGCGGTCCGGCATTGGCGGTCGTACCTTGCGATTGATCCGGGGAGCATCTGGGCCGACGCGGCCCGGCGCGAACTGAACCGCCTGCTCGCGTCCACCATCGTGCACGGCCGCCAGGCCCGATAG
- a CDS encoding bifunctional YncE family protein/alkaline phosphatase family protein, which yields MPYPFRIVAFLALFSCLTLTSRITAAEYRPPAGTRPVVVHRGAQSILPGGRAISPVGRQFTTGPGPFGVAINASGDRVVTADGGPNRYSLTFAERDKKNVWRLRHQVAPRNRDEEEDEDEAGWRSVFQGLAFKDDRELFVSEGNSGRVRLIDARNGRRKRVFDVNQNGARDSYTGDLAYDAARERLYVLDQANFRLVAIDTRARKIVASVRTGRLPFAMALSPDGKRAYVANIGMFEYSAVPGAVRDRARETGLRFPAFGFPSPEAMDGAKRETVSGPVDVPGLGDPNVAESNSLAVIDLGGPPKLVKQIRTGRPFGGANHGGSSPSGVTATADRVYVSNGHNDSITVIDAESLEAKGEIALRIAGLEQYRGILPMGSTVDPHTGWLLVAAAGINAVVVIDTKTLQPLGLAPTAWFPTQVRIHESVVWVSCAKGHGTGPNANRLGPADNSFHGERRRGALVSFPLPDMSELEKHTAQVFYNAGFVPSKEEAAPLPAAIEHVVVIVKENRTFDEVFGDIETASNGPVNGIPILARFGKWGVIQSPPGGLRQRLALRNIQVTPNHHALAERFAFSDNFYADSEVSVDGHHWIAGSYPNAWTESTLRAAYGGQKDFRLGTAPGRLLFAQSNSSVHPEEQLEAGALWHHLERNGISFRNFGEGFELAGVDEGPGLTPTGARFVTNVPMPDPLYRNTSRNYPGYNMNIPDQYRATQFINEIEEMFAKPGKPLPRFLFIHLPNDHMTRPRPDDGYPFDASYVADNDYALGRIVEYLSHSPWWPKMAIFVTEDDAQGGVDHIDSHRTVLLAISPYAKKKHVSRVNASFPGLLKTVFRLLRIPPLNLYDATAADLADCFRDEPDFARYEKVPVVADIFVPEKAKEPDVPRPSPAMDDPRELQRQHRRR from the coding sequence GTGCCTTATCCCTTCCGCATCGTCGCGTTTCTCGCGCTCTTCTCCTGCCTGACGCTGACTTCCCGAATCACTGCGGCCGAGTACCGTCCGCCGGCCGGTACGCGGCCCGTTGTCGTGCACCGCGGCGCCCAGAGCATCCTTCCGGGGGGGCGCGCCATCTCGCCGGTAGGCCGGCAGTTTACAACGGGACCGGGGCCCTTTGGGGTGGCGATCAACGCGTCGGGCGACCGCGTGGTGACAGCCGATGGCGGTCCGAACCGCTACAGCCTTACGTTCGCAGAGCGCGACAAGAAGAACGTATGGCGCCTGCGGCATCAGGTGGCGCCGCGCAATCGCGACGAAGAGGAAGACGAGGACGAGGCTGGCTGGCGGTCCGTCTTTCAGGGGCTTGCGTTCAAAGACGACCGCGAGTTGTTCGTATCCGAAGGCAACTCGGGGCGCGTCCGCCTCATCGACGCGCGGAACGGCCGCCGCAAACGCGTCTTTGACGTCAACCAGAACGGCGCGCGCGACAGCTATACCGGCGACCTCGCCTACGACGCGGCGCGCGAGCGCCTCTACGTTCTGGATCAGGCGAATTTCCGCCTCGTTGCGATCGACACGAGGGCGCGGAAGATCGTCGCGTCCGTGAGGACCGGCCGGCTCCCGTTCGCCATGGCGCTCTCGCCCGACGGCAAGCGGGCATACGTCGCCAACATCGGGATGTTCGAATACAGCGCCGTTCCAGGAGCGGTGCGAGACCGGGCGCGCGAGACCGGACTTCGATTCCCCGCTTTCGGATTCCCGTCGCCGGAGGCGATGGACGGAGCGAAGCGGGAAACGGTCTCGGGACCGGTGGACGTGCCGGGATTGGGCGATCCAAACGTCGCCGAATCGAACTCGCTCGCCGTGATCGACCTTGGCGGTCCGCCGAAGCTTGTGAAGCAGATCCGCACGGGGCGGCCGTTTGGGGGCGCCAATCACGGCGGCAGCAGTCCATCTGGCGTCACCGCGACGGCCGATCGCGTCTACGTCTCGAACGGGCACAACGATTCGATCACCGTGATCGATGCGGAGAGTCTCGAAGCAAAAGGCGAGATCGCGCTCCGTATCGCCGGCCTGGAGCAGTACCGCGGCATTCTGCCGATGGGCTCGACCGTGGATCCGCACACCGGCTGGCTTCTGGTGGCGGCGGCGGGCATCAATGCGGTGGTCGTGATCGACACGAAGACGCTGCAGCCGCTGGGGCTGGCGCCGACGGCATGGTTCCCGACCCAGGTTCGCATTCATGAATCGGTTGTCTGGGTGAGCTGCGCCAAGGGGCACGGGACGGGGCCGAACGCGAATCGGCTCGGTCCGGCCGACAACAGCTTCCATGGCGAACGGCGCCGTGGCGCCCTGGTTTCGTTCCCGCTGCCGGACATGTCGGAACTCGAGAAACACACGGCGCAGGTGTTCTACAACGCCGGGTTCGTTCCTTCGAAAGAGGAGGCCGCGCCGCTGCCCGCCGCCATCGAGCACGTGGTGGTGATCGTAAAGGAGAATCGCACGTTCGACGAGGTGTTCGGCGATATCGAAACGGCTTCGAACGGACCCGTGAACGGCATCCCCATCCTGGCTCGATTCGGAAAGTGGGGCGTGATCCAGAGCCCGCCCGGCGGACTGCGGCAGCGGCTGGCATTGCGAAATATCCAGGTGACGCCGAACCATCATGCGCTTGCCGAGCGGTTCGCGTTCTCGGACAACTTCTATGCCGACTCGGAAGTGAGCGTCGACGGGCATCATTGGATCGCCGGCTCGTATCCGAACGCGTGGACCGAGTCGACGCTGCGAGCCGCCTACGGCGGCCAGAAGGACTTCCGGCTCGGCACTGCGCCCGGCCGGCTCCTGTTCGCGCAGAGCAACTCGTCGGTGCATCCGGAGGAACAACTGGAAGCGGGCGCGCTCTGGCATCACCTGGAGAGGAACGGCATCTCCTTCCGCAATTTCGGCGAGGGCTTCGAACTCGCCGGCGTCGACGAAGGGCCTGGACTGACACCCACCGGCGCGCGCTTCGTGACCAACGTGCCGATGCCCGATCCGCTCTACCGCAACACGTCGCGCAACTATCCCGGCTATAACATGAACATCCCGGACCAGTACCGCGCGACACAGTTCATCAACGAGATCGAGGAGATGTTCGCGAAGCCCGGCAAGCCGCTGCCGCGATTCCTCTTCATTCATCTCCCGAACGACCATATGACGCGCCCGCGCCCCGACGACGGCTATCCGTTCGACGCCAGCTACGTCGCTGACAACGACTACGCGCTCGGCCGCATCGTCGAGTACCTTTCGCACTCACCCTGGTGGCCGAAAATGGCGATCTTCGTCACCGAGGACGACGCGCAGGGTGGGGTGGACCATATCGACTCGCATCGCACGGTGCTGCTCGCGATCAGCCCGTATGCGAAGAAGAAGCATGTCTCACGCGTAAACGCTAGTTTCCCGGGGCTGCTGAAGACCGTGTTCCGGCTGCTGCGGATACCGCCGCTCAATCTCTACGACGCCACCGCCGCCGATCTCGCCGATTGCTTCCGGGACGAACCGGACTTCGCGCGGTATGAGAAGGTCCCGGTGGTGGCGGACATTTTCGTGCCGGAGAAAGCCAAAGAACCGGACGTGCCGCGCCCGTCGCCGGCGATGGACGATCCGCGGGAGTTGCAGCGCCAGCACCGGCGGCGCTGA
- a CDS encoding DUF420 domain-containing protein produces the protein MTLRDLPAVNAALNATSFACLLTGYWFIRNRQRNAHKKAMLAALAASVVFLISYLVYHFQVGSVRFQKTGAIRTVYLTILFTHTVLAAAVPPLAIVTLRRAWRGEFGAHRRLARWTFPIWAYVSVTGVVVYWMLYRM, from the coding sequence TTGACGCTGCGCGATCTGCCGGCGGTGAACGCCGCGCTCAACGCGACGTCGTTTGCCTGCCTCCTCACCGGCTACTGGTTCATTCGGAACAGGCAGCGGAACGCGCACAAGAAAGCGATGCTGGCGGCGCTGGCGGCTTCGGTTGTTTTTCTGATCAGCTACCTCGTCTATCACTTCCAGGTCGGCTCGGTGCGATTCCAGAAGACCGGCGCCATCCGCACCGTCTACCTCACCATCCTGTTCACCCACACCGTGCTCGCGGCCGCCGTGCCTCCGCTGGCGATCGTGACACTGCGGCGGGCCTGGCGCGGGGAGTTTGGCGCGCACCGGCGGCTTGCGCGCTGGACGTTCCCGATATGGGCTTACGTGAGCGTCACCGGTGTGGTCGTCTATTGGATGCTGTACCGGATGTAG
- a CDS encoding SCO family protein, giving the protein MRFAPAFLPAFLVVLAVSCSGPSEPLKVYNDVPAFTLTAEDGSEFRSADKLAGKVWVADFIFTTCTGPCPRMSQQMKRVQDRLEGEAGVRFVSFTVDPVNDTPPALAAYARRYGADPARWTFLTGEMAALHDLARNAFKLSNVDASLNHATRFVLVDGAGRIRGYYGSSDPDVVGAIARDAKRLVAEPAS; this is encoded by the coding sequence ATGAGGTTCGCGCCCGCCTTTCTGCCCGCTTTTCTGGTGGTTCTCGCCGTCTCCTGTTCCGGTCCGTCCGAGCCCCTGAAGGTCTACAACGACGTTCCCGCGTTCACACTCACCGCCGAGGATGGCAGCGAGTTCCGAAGCGCTGACAAACTGGCCGGAAAAGTCTGGGTGGCCGACTTTATCTTCACCACCTGCACGGGCCCGTGCCCGCGCATGAGTCAGCAGATGAAGCGCGTGCAGGATCGCTTGGAAGGCGAGGCCGGCGTCCGGTTCGTTTCCTTCACCGTGGACCCCGTGAACGACACGCCTCCCGCGCTGGCCGCGTACGCGCGGCGCTACGGGGCGGACCCGGCTCGCTGGACGTTCCTCACCGGCGAAATGGCGGCCCTCCATGATCTGGCGCGCAATGCCTTCAAGTTGAGCAATGTCGATGCCAGCCTGAACCACGCCACTCGATTCGTGCTCGTGGATGGAGCCGGCCGCATCCGCGGCTACTACGGCTCGTCGGATCCGGATGTCGTCGGCGCCATCGCCCGCGACGCCAAGAGGCTGGTGGCGGAGCCGGCGTCTTGA
- the cyoE gene encoding heme o synthase, whose product MTPAVPCCAYRAYIELTKPRITWLILMSTAIGYYFGAGSDWTVILLIHTLIGTGLIASGTAGLNQWYEAQADSRMLRTRQRPIPSGRLTRRQALVFSILLSIAGYLELTFFVNPLTGGLGLFTLATYLFLYTPLKQRSPHSTTVGAIPGAMPPLIGFAAAAGELTVAAWVLYAILFVWQFPHFYAIAWMYREDYGRAGIRMLPVVEPEGESTARRILLFLVLLIPVSLMPAWLGMTGRLYLAGAAAMGIYFLASGFHVMRDRSLLRARGVLMASVVYLPVLYGLMLIDRA is encoded by the coding sequence ATGACTCCAGCCGTTCCCTGCTGCGCTTACCGCGCCTATATCGAACTGACCAAGCCGCGCATCACGTGGCTGATCCTGATGAGCACCGCCATCGGCTACTACTTCGGCGCCGGCTCGGATTGGACCGTGATTTTGCTGATTCACACGCTCATCGGAACCGGGCTCATCGCGAGCGGCACCGCCGGGTTGAATCAGTGGTACGAGGCGCAGGCGGATTCGCGAATGCTGCGCACCCGGCAGCGCCCGATTCCATCCGGCCGCCTCACACGCCGCCAGGCGCTCGTCTTTTCGATCCTGCTCTCGATCGCCGGGTACCTGGAACTCACCTTCTTCGTGAACCCGCTCACGGGCGGGCTCGGCCTGTTCACGCTGGCCACGTACTTGTTTCTATACACGCCGCTGAAGCAGCGGTCCCCGCATTCGACTACGGTCGGCGCGATTCCCGGCGCGATGCCGCCGCTGATCGGCTTCGCCGCCGCCGCCGGGGAACTCACGGTCGCCGCCTGGGTGCTCTACGCGATCCTGTTCGTCTGGCAATTTCCGCATTTCTACGCAATTGCCTGGATGTACCGCGAGGACTACGGCCGTGCCGGAATCCGGATGCTGCCGGTGGTGGAGCCGGAAGGCGAATCCACTGCCCGGCGCATTCTGCTGTTTCTCGTGCTGCTGATTCCGGTGAGCCTGATGCCGGCGTGGCTTGGCATGACGGGCCGCCTGTATCTGGCCGGCGCCGCGGCGATGGGCATCTACTTCCTCGCGTCCGGCTTCCACGTCATGCGCGACCGTTCGCTGCTGCGCGCGCGTGGCGTTCTGATGGCGTCGGTGGTCTACCTGCCTGTTCTTTACGGGCTGATGCTGATCGACCGCGCATGA
- a CDS encoding COX15/CtaA family protein has product MVLHRYTLLLAICTLFLVVAGASVTSMEAGLSVPDWPLSYGQVMPEMKGGIFYEHGHRMVATTVGFLTIILAIWMWRAEERAWMRRLGFVALAAVCFQGLLGGLTVLYMLPKPVSISHACLAELFFSLTCAMALFTSASWKRGPMTVEPSGWFTRGNRILLLPGVALLQVALGAAFRHKALPLAWHVGGAALVTAVVVAVSIVLITEYPKHPALRTVATALVAITLAQVFLGVAAYMSRVATATAPQPMPIMVGFTVAHVALGATTMAASVLTAILVFRHVRREPMVESAPAREMSFAR; this is encoded by the coding sequence GTGGTTCTCCATCGCTATACCCTGCTGCTGGCCATTTGCACCCTGTTTCTGGTGGTGGCCGGTGCGTCCGTCACCAGCATGGAGGCAGGGCTTTCGGTCCCGGATTGGCCGCTTTCCTACGGGCAGGTGATGCCGGAGATGAAGGGCGGCATTTTCTATGAGCACGGCCACCGGATGGTCGCCACCACGGTGGGGTTTCTCACGATCATTCTGGCGATTTGGATGTGGCGCGCCGAAGAACGGGCGTGGATGCGGCGTCTAGGTTTTGTGGCATTGGCGGCGGTCTGCTTTCAGGGATTGCTCGGCGGGCTTACCGTGTTGTACATGCTGCCGAAGCCGGTGAGCATCTCCCACGCCTGCCTGGCCGAGTTGTTCTTCTCCCTGACGTGCGCGATGGCGCTGTTTACCTCCGCATCGTGGAAGCGCGGGCCGATGACAGTTGAGCCGTCCGGCTGGTTCACACGCGGCAATCGCATTCTGCTTCTGCCCGGCGTGGCGCTGCTCCAGGTGGCGCTGGGGGCGGCGTTCCGGCACAAGGCGCTTCCGCTGGCCTGGCACGTAGGTGGCGCGGCGCTGGTGACGGCGGTGGTGGTGGCCGTATCGATCGTGCTGATCACCGAATATCCGAAGCATCCCGCCCTGCGTACCGTGGCGACAGCGCTGGTGGCGATCACCCTGGCGCAGGTTTTTCTCGGCGTGGCGGCTTACATGAGCCGGGTGGCGACGGCGACGGCCCCGCAGCCCATGCCGATCATGGTGGGTTTCACGGTGGCGCACGTCGCGCTGGGGGCGACGACGATGGCCGCCAGCGTGCTGACCGCGATTCTGGTGTTCCGGCATGTGCGCCGCGAACCGATGGTGGAAAGCGCCCCGGCGCGGGAGATGAGTTTCGCGCGATGA
- a CDS encoding carboxypeptidase regulatory-like domain-containing protein produces MHSRVLVGLAAATLMFSCGGGGGTPATEEKSLVAVKAPEIPPGTAVTITGKVTFSGKAPARRPVSMDATPACARQHDKAPLSEEVVVNPDGTLRNVFVYVKSGLPADMKWPPPAEPVTIDQIGCVYRPHVIGVMVDQDVEFLNNDPTNHNIHPLPRVNAEWNESQPPKGEPKLKSFSKPEIGIPVKCNIHPWMRVYINVVQNPFHAVTGDDGTFTLKGLPPGEYTIVAWHEKYPAQETTVKVEPGGTTSATFDFKD; encoded by the coding sequence ATGCATTCTCGCGTTCTGGTTGGCTTGGCTGCAGCGACCCTGATGTTTTCCTGCGGGGGAGGCGGCGGCACACCCGCGACGGAGGAGAAATCGCTGGTAGCCGTGAAGGCGCCGGAGATTCCGCCCGGCACCGCGGTGACGATCACCGGAAAAGTAACGTTCTCCGGCAAAGCGCCGGCGCGGCGTCCGGTGAGCATGGATGCAACTCCGGCGTGCGCGCGCCAGCACGACAAGGCGCCCCTTTCCGAAGAGGTGGTGGTGAACCCGGACGGCACGCTTCGCAACGTATTCGTGTACGTGAAGTCGGGGCTGCCGGCGGATATGAAGTGGCCGCCGCCCGCCGAGCCGGTGACGATCGATCAGATTGGCTGCGTCTACCGGCCGCATGTCATCGGCGTGATGGTGGACCAGGACGTCGAGTTCCTGAATAACGATCCGACGAACCACAACATTCACCCGCTGCCGCGAGTGAACGCCGAGTGGAACGAATCGCAGCCGCCGAAGGGCGAGCCGAAGCTGAAGAGCTTTTCCAAGCCCGAGATCGGCATCCCCGTGAAGTGCAACATCCATCCCTGGATGCGCGTGTACATCAACGTGGTGCAGAATCCGTTTCACGCGGTGACCGGCGACGACGGCACGTTCACGCTGAAGGGGCTGCCGCCCGGCGAATACACGATCGTTGCCTGGCATGAAAAATACCCCGCGCAGGAGACCACCGTGAAGGTGGAGCCCGGCGGGACAACGTCAGCCACGTTCGATTTCAAGGATTGA